The following proteins are co-located in the Massilia litorea genome:
- a CDS encoding alpha/beta fold hydrolase, whose translation MTILFVLLALVLLVLLGLAWFTHRTAGRIEAFLPPKGRFVDVPGARLHVRESGSGPAVLLIHGLGGQGAHFDYGVADYLARNHRVVVVDRPGSGHSTRDAATPADVSSQAASLAALIDRLGLERPTVAGHSLGGAIALTLALEHPGKVGALALIAPLTHLQDAAPEVFKALAIESPWLRKLFAWTLATPGSIAGGKKVLAAVFAPESAPRDFPVKGGGMLSLRPRQFLASSADMQALPGHMPRVQARYRELSVPTGVLYGREDAILDWQQNGQALADKVAGARLQLVDGGHMLPVTQPQLVAEFVEQCARTAAPAHIAS comes from the coding sequence ATGACTATCCTGTTCGTCCTCCTGGCCCTGGTGCTGCTGGTGCTGCTCGGCCTGGCCTGGTTCACGCACCGCACCGCGGGCCGCATCGAGGCCTTCCTGCCGCCGAAGGGGCGCTTCGTCGACGTGCCGGGCGCGCGCCTGCATGTGCGCGAATCTGGAAGCGGCCCGGCCGTTCTGCTGATCCACGGACTCGGCGGCCAGGGCGCCCACTTCGATTACGGCGTGGCCGACTACCTCGCCAGGAACCACCGCGTGGTCGTGGTCGACCGCCCAGGCTCGGGCCATTCGACCCGCGATGCCGCGACGCCGGCCGACGTTTCGAGCCAGGCCGCGAGCCTGGCCGCCCTGATCGACCGGCTCGGCCTGGAGCGCCCGACCGTGGCCGGCCATTCGCTGGGCGGCGCCATCGCGCTGACGCTGGCGCTCGAACATCCCGGCAAGGTCGGCGCCCTGGCCCTGATCGCGCCGCTGACCCATCTACAGGACGCGGCGCCCGAAGTCTTCAAGGCGCTCGCGATCGAATCGCCCTGGCTGCGCAAGCTGTTCGCCTGGACCCTGGCCACGCCGGGCTCGATCGCGGGCGGCAAGAAGGTGCTCGCCGCGGTCTTCGCGCCGGAAAGCGCGCCGCGCGATTTCCCCGTCAAGGGCGGCGGCATGCTGAGCCTGCGTCCGCGCCAGTTCCTGGCCTCGTCCGCCGACATGCAGGCCCTGCCCGGCCACATGCCGCGGGTGCAGGCGCGCTATCGCGAACTGTCGGTGCCGACCGGGGTCCTGTACGGCCGCGAGGACGCCATCCTCGACTGGCAACAGAACGGCCAGGCGCTGGCCGACAAGGTGGCGGGCGCGCGGCTGCAGCTGGTTGACGGCGGCCACATGCTGCCGGTGACCCAGCCGCAGCTGGTCGCCGAATTCGTCGAACAGTGCGCGCGCACGGCGGCGCCGGCGCACATCGCTTCCTGA
- the kefC gene encoding glutathione-regulated potassium-efflux system protein KefC — MENELLANAVVYLAAAVLAVPLAKRLGLGAVLGYLLAGMAIGPWGLKLITQAETVLHFSEFGVVLLLFLIGLELEPARLWSMRRPIFGWGTAQVLGVAGVLCGAALLAGISWQVALVGALGLSLSSTAIALATLGERNLMGTPAGQAGFAILLFQDIAAIPMIALIPLLGVAAGDSSGGGWLGAARLAGVILGVIVAGRYLVRPALRIIAKSDMREIFTAFALLLVIAISLLMQWVGMSMALGAFMAGVLLADSEYRHALETDLEPFKGLLLGLFFIAVGMSVDFGVFLSKPLLILGLVLAFLALKLAVLFALSHRFGIARGQRWLFAFLLSQGGEFAFVVFGAAGAARVFTPEVGSILVATVALSMVTTPLLLLLHDKVLEPRYHGQNLREPDAIDDNEGHVIIAGFGRFGQIVGRLLNANRIRLTVLDHDPDQIELLRRFGFKVFYGDATRVDLLHAAGAGKARALVLAIDDIEDSLALADAVREHFPDLPILARARNVTHLYQLMDRGVTVIERETFESALQLGRRVLGQLGYGAYRAREATLKFREHNKASVDAVYPFYKDREQYVSMAKRARDELNEMFARDLKSYEKESEKGWD; from the coding sequence ATGGAAAATGAGCTCCTCGCCAATGCCGTCGTCTACCTCGCCGCCGCCGTGCTGGCGGTGCCGCTGGCCAAACGCCTCGGCCTCGGTGCCGTGCTCGGCTACCTGCTGGCCGGGATGGCGATCGGGCCCTGGGGACTGAAGCTGATCACGCAGGCGGAGACCGTCCTGCACTTTTCCGAGTTCGGCGTGGTGCTGCTGCTGTTCCTGATCGGCCTCGAACTCGAGCCGGCGCGCCTGTGGTCGATGCGGCGCCCGATCTTCGGCTGGGGCACCGCGCAGGTACTGGGCGTGGCCGGGGTCCTGTGCGGCGCGGCCCTGTTGGCGGGCATTTCCTGGCAGGTGGCCCTGGTCGGCGCGCTCGGCCTGTCCCTGTCCTCGACCGCGATCGCCCTGGCGACCCTGGGCGAGCGCAACCTGATGGGCACGCCCGCCGGCCAGGCCGGCTTCGCCATCCTGCTGTTCCAGGACATCGCGGCGATCCCGATGATCGCGCTGATCCCCCTGCTGGGGGTGGCGGCAGGCGACAGCAGCGGCGGCGGCTGGCTCGGCGCCGCGCGCCTGGCCGGCGTGATCCTCGGCGTGATCGTCGCCGGCCGCTACCTCGTGCGTCCGGCGCTGCGCATCATCGCCAAGTCGGACATGCGCGAGATCTTCACCGCGTTTGCCCTGCTGCTGGTGATCGCCATCTCGCTGCTGATGCAGTGGGTCGGCATGTCGATGGCGCTCGGCGCCTTCATGGCCGGCGTGCTGCTGGCCGACTCCGAATACCGCCATGCGTTGGAGACCGACCTCGAACCGTTCAAGGGCCTGCTGCTCGGGCTGTTCTTCATCGCGGTCGGCATGTCGGTCGACTTCGGCGTCTTCCTGTCGAAGCCGCTGCTGATACTCGGGCTGGTGCTCGCTTTCCTGGCGCTGAAACTGGCCGTGCTGTTTGCACTGTCCCACCGCTTCGGCATCGCGCGCGGCCAGCGCTGGCTGTTCGCCTTTCTCCTCTCGCAAGGCGGCGAGTTCGCCTTCGTCGTGTTCGGCGCGGCGGGCGCGGCGCGCGTGTTCACGCCCGAAGTCGGCTCGATCCTGGTCGCGACCGTGGCGCTGTCGATGGTGACCACGCCGCTGCTGCTGCTCCTGCACGACAAGGTACTCGAACCGCGCTACCACGGGCAGAACCTGCGCGAGCCGGATGCCATCGACGACAACGAGGGCCACGTGATCATCGCCGGCTTCGGACGCTTCGGCCAGATCGTCGGGCGCCTGCTGAACGCGAACCGCATCCGCCTGACGGTGCTCGACCACGATCCGGACCAGATCGAACTGCTGCGCCGCTTCGGCTTCAAGGTCTTCTACGGCGACGCCACCCGGGTCGACCTGCTGCATGCGGCCGGCGCAGGCAAGGCGCGCGCGCTGGTGCTGGCGATCGACGACATCGAAGACAGCCTGGCCCTGGCCGACGCCGTGCGCGAGCATTTCCCGGACCTGCCCATCCTCGCGCGGGCGCGCAACGTCACCCACCTGTACCAGCTGATGGACCGCGGCGTGACCGTGATCGAGCGCGAGACCTTCGAGTCGGCCCTGCAGCTCGGACGGCGCGTGCTCGGCCAGCTCGGCTACGGCGCCTACCGCGCACGCGAGGCGACCCTGAAATTCCGCGAGCACAACAAGGCGAGCGTCGATGCCGTCTATCCCTTCTACAAGGACCGCGAGCAGTACGTCTCGATGGCCAAGCGTGCGCGCGACGAACTCAACGAGATGTTCGCGCGCGACCTCAAGAGCTACGAAAAGGAATCGGAAAAAGGCTGGGACTGA
- a CDS encoding MYG1 family protein codes for MVVVTHSGKFHADDAWACAVLFILFPDSQLVRTRDTATIEAADFAIDVGGIHDPASGRFDHHQKGFDTARPTGVPYASAGLVWREYGARCVAALALEHTGQTLSADACQQMAYAIDADVVQYLDLSDVGAARNAPGGYGLSAVVSGFNPNWMDEQRLGYGEAADAYRLSQFRKAMALLTDIMVNSVKYRVGALLALEQVRGAEVLEGGRLLFLNNGALPWTAVVRKEMPKVLFVISHSIAEQRYMIHTVPVSADSFDARADLPEAWAGLRDADLARVTGVPDASFCHNGRFIAAAKSYEGIRALARLALQDVAQGAVAD; via the coding sequence ATGGTAGTGGTAACGCATAGCGGCAAGTTTCACGCGGACGATGCATGGGCATGCGCCGTCCTCTTCATCCTGTTCCCGGACAGTCAACTGGTGCGCACGCGCGACACGGCCACGATCGAGGCGGCCGACTTCGCGATCGACGTCGGCGGCATCCATGACCCGGCCAGCGGTCGCTTCGACCACCACCAGAAAGGTTTCGACACCGCGCGCCCGACCGGCGTGCCCTACGCCAGCGCGGGCCTGGTCTGGCGCGAATACGGCGCCCGCTGCGTGGCGGCCCTGGCCCTCGAACACACGGGCCAGACGCTGAGCGCGGATGCCTGCCAGCAGATGGCCTACGCGATCGATGCCGACGTCGTCCAGTACCTGGATTTGTCGGACGTGGGCGCGGCCAGGAACGCGCCCGGCGGCTATGGCCTGTCGGCCGTGGTCTCCGGCTTCAACCCGAACTGGATGGACGAGCAGCGCCTCGGCTACGGCGAAGCGGCCGACGCCTACCGCCTGAGCCAGTTCCGGAAAGCGATGGCCCTGCTCACCGACATCATGGTCAACTCGGTCAAGTACCGGGTCGGCGCCCTGCTGGCGCTGGAACAGGTGCGCGGCGCCGAGGTGCTCGAAGGCGGCAGGCTGCTCTTCCTGAACAACGGCGCCCTGCCCTGGACCGCCGTGGTGCGCAAGGAGATGCCGAAAGTCCTGTTCGTCATCAGCCACAGCATCGCAGAACAGCGCTACATGATCCACACGGTGCCGGTCAGCGCCGACAGTTTCGATGCGCGCGCCGACCTGCCCGAAGCCTGGGCCGGCCTGCGCGACGCCGATCTCGCCCGGGTGACCGGCGTGCCGGATGCAAGCTTCTGCCATAACGGACGCTTCATCGCTGCGGCCAAATCCTACGAGGGCATCCGGGCGCTGGCACGCCTGGCCCTGCAGGACGTGGCGCAAGGAGCGGTGGCGGACTAG
- a CDS encoding TetR/AcrR family transcriptional regulator, whose translation MTFEPTAPRAYRGVSPEQRRAERRARLIAAAIAVYGERGYRQATVKAVCEAAGLTERYFYESFENSEDLLVTSFNAVTYAVFDELTAAARAAGRGRGARARAMLDAYFSALQRSPASARVYLVEIRGVSREVDKAFDAALHAIGAEVARQIAPAGAEPDPLLEAGIVGGVMHIALRWIDAGYQPPLEVVTDTALRLGMVLARPRRSPGRGQPARS comes from the coding sequence ATGACTTTCGAACCGACCGCACCCCGCGCCTACCGCGGCGTCTCGCCCGAACAGCGCCGCGCCGAGCGGCGGGCCAGGCTGATCGCCGCCGCGATTGCCGTGTATGGCGAGCGCGGCTACCGCCAGGCGACCGTCAAGGCGGTGTGCGAGGCGGCCGGGCTGACCGAGCGCTATTTTTACGAATCCTTCGAGAACAGCGAAGACCTGCTGGTGACCTCCTTCAATGCCGTCACCTATGCCGTGTTCGACGAGCTCACGGCCGCCGCCCGGGCCGCCGGACGCGGCCGGGGCGCGCGCGCACGCGCCATGCTCGACGCCTATTTCAGCGCGCTGCAGCGCTCGCCAGCCTCGGCGCGGGTCTACCTGGTCGAGATCCGGGGCGTCAGCCGCGAAGTCGACAAGGCCTTCGATGCGGCCCTGCACGCGATCGGCGCCGAGGTGGCGCGCCAGATCGCGCCGGCCGGGGCCGAGCCCGACCCGCTGCTCGAAGCGGGAATCGTCGGCGGCGTGATGCACATCGCGCTACGGTGGATCGATGCCGGCTACCAGCCGCCGCTGGAAGTGGTGACCGACACCGCGCTGCGGCTCGGGATGGTACTTGCGCGGCCTCGGCGCAGCCCCGGCCGCGGCCAGCCGGCCCGGAGCTAG
- a CDS encoding metallophosphoesterase: MFSVVLNIVGTLFHFYVAHRLYRIEGIRARVPARGWWPGALLVWFVYLAGVHMGDDATDWRWWPEQFALNWLGIMLVMTLCLLVADFSTGFGLWWRTRAPRLLGIAAIAGVLLGAFAIYQGVRAPVVVEYEVAMKNLPPALDGTVLVMLTDLHLGAQRRAAWMEERVAQINALHPAAVLMVGDQVEDNPIGDPRLAAILRGVQAPRGVWAVTGNHEFYGDAETTVAEFEAGGVRWLRNARVELAPGLVLAGIEDVGRAMHGGASLTTALERVLPASTNEATILLSHTPAAPVIDMAAARGVGLMLSGHTHGGQFWPFNYLVQRRFPHVVGQHAAHGMQLVISRGAGSWGPRMRLWQPGEIVRITLRAKR, encoded by the coding sequence ATGTTTTCAGTCGTACTGAACATCGTCGGTACCCTGTTCCACTTCTACGTGGCCCACCGCCTGTACCGGATCGAGGGGATCCGTGCACGCGTGCCTGCGCGCGGCTGGTGGCCCGGCGCCCTGCTCGTCTGGTTCGTCTACCTGGCCGGCGTGCACATGGGCGACGACGCGACCGACTGGCGCTGGTGGCCGGAGCAGTTCGCGCTGAACTGGCTCGGGATCATGCTGGTGATGACGCTGTGCCTGCTGGTGGCGGACTTCTCGACCGGCTTTGGCTTATGGTGGCGTACGCGCGCGCCGCGCCTGTTGGGCATCGCGGCCATCGCCGGCGTGCTGCTCGGCGCCTTCGCCATCTACCAGGGTGTGCGCGCGCCGGTCGTGGTCGAGTACGAGGTGGCCATGAAAAACCTGCCGCCCGCGCTGGACGGTACCGTGCTGGTGATGCTTACCGACCTGCACCTGGGCGCCCAGCGCCGCGCCGCCTGGATGGAAGAACGGGTCGCCCAGATCAACGCCCTGCACCCGGCGGCCGTGCTGATGGTGGGCGACCAGGTCGAGGACAACCCGATCGGCGACCCGCGCCTGGCGGCCATCCTGCGCGGTGTGCAGGCCCCGCGCGGGGTCTGGGCCGTGACCGGCAACCACGAGTTCTACGGCGACGCCGAGACCACGGTGGCCGAGTTCGAAGCCGGCGGCGTGCGCTGGCTGCGCAATGCCCGGGTCGAGCTGGCGCCCGGCCTGGTGCTGGCCGGGATCGAGGACGTCGGCCGCGCAATGCACGGCGGCGCGTCCCTCACCACCGCTCTCGAGCGCGTGCTGCCGGCGTCCACGAACGAGGCGACCATCCTGCTCTCGCACACGCCGGCCGCGCCGGTCATCGACATGGCGGCCGCGCGCGGCGTCGGCCTCATGCTCTCGGGGCATACGCATGGCGGCCAGTTCTGGCCGTTCAACTACCTCGTGCAGCGGCGCTTTCCGCACGTGGTCGGGCAGCACGCGGCGCACGGCATGCAGCTGGTAATCAGCCGCGGCGCCGGCAGCTGGGGGCCGCGGATGCGCCTGTGGCAGCCGGGCGAGATCGTCCGGATCACGCTGCGGGCGAAGCGCTAG
- a CDS encoding SDR family NAD(P)-dependent oxidoreductase, which yields MNVSNRVAVVTGAGSGIGRATALALARRCCHLALADIDPAGLKETAWMLSSLRVRVTTHLVDVADRAAVRALPAAVMDAHKRVDLLVNNAGVALGGSFEQVDEDDFDWLMDINFNGVVGMTRAFLPLLRASDEARIVNVSSIYGLVSPPGQAAYSASKFAVRGFSNALRHELDGSTVAVSVVHPGGVATAIAKNARVPRDAPAEEIARGRKLSEKLLRMEPETAGEIIARGIERRQARILVGNDARFVSLLERLSPVNYWRILKKATAR from the coding sequence ATGAACGTTTCGAACCGGGTCGCCGTCGTCACCGGCGCTGGCAGCGGCATAGGCCGCGCCACTGCGCTGGCGCTGGCCAGGCGCTGCTGCCACCTGGCGCTGGCCGACATCGACCCCGCCGGCCTGAAGGAAACCGCCTGGATGCTGTCGAGCCTCAGGGTGCGCGTCACCACCCATCTCGTCGACGTGGCCGACCGCGCGGCCGTACGCGCCTTGCCGGCGGCGGTGATGGACGCCCACAAGCGGGTCGACCTGCTCGTCAACAATGCCGGCGTGGCCTTGGGCGGCAGCTTCGAGCAGGTCGACGAAGACGATTTCGACTGGCTGATGGACATCAATTTCAACGGCGTCGTGGGCATGACGCGGGCTTTCTTGCCGCTCCTGCGCGCCAGCGACGAAGCGCGCATCGTCAACGTCTCCAGCATCTACGGTCTCGTCTCGCCGCCCGGCCAGGCCGCCTACTCGGCCAGCAAGTTCGCGGTGCGGGGCTTTTCCAACGCGCTGCGCCATGAACTCGACGGCAGCACGGTGGCGGTGAGCGTGGTGCATCCGGGCGGCGTCGCCACCGCGATCGCGAAGAATGCCCGCGTGCCGCGCGACGCTCCGGCCGAGGAAATCGCGCGCGGGCGCAAGCTGTCCGAAAAGCTGCTGCGCATGGAGCCCGAGACCGCGGGCGAAATCATCGCGCGCGGCATCGAACGACGCCAGGCGCGCATCCTGGTCGGCAACGACGCCCGATTCGTATCCCTCCTCGAACGCCTGTCGCCGGTGAATTACTGGCGCATCCTCAAGAAAGCGACTGCCCGATGA
- a CDS encoding hybrid sensor histidine kinase/response regulator, which produces MNQQANQAEFLDNGGRTGRRIRSLDWSKHPLGPIEAWDATLRTSLGIVLSSSFPTFLVWGEDLTLFFNDPYEPMLGQKAHSLGSPYPAVWHEVWDSLGPYIRRVMAGESFFFENYETTLERHGYPEQAWFTFSYNPLRDAGGSVRGLICTCVEVTDKVRALARHKEAEERLALSLEASGNIGTWSYDLDDGATHVDERFARLFQVDAALARSGTELERFTDMIHPEDRPRVVAAIEAVILAPAHLDTRYDIDYRIPQRSGCEVWVNARGKVFTDPASGKRRFAGIAVDITARKMAEDARIASEARAAAASLRAEDSRRRLDALLEAAPVGIAYADTNGRLLVTNAANRAIWGDYLPDNGIAGYDAWKGWLAADGATPDSCMAPSDWPIARVLDGGDSHEAVIEIEPFGAPGTRKTVLVRAQAMRDAGGALVGAVAATMDISAQVQAERALKESEQKFRSIANVIPQMVWSSNVEGSEHYVNERWHEYTGIVPAAASYRIWRQVVHPDDQGPLLAAWKKSFAANVLFEAEHRMVHHAGGYRWVLNRAMPSFDENGRATHWVGTLTDIHDQKAGADELRAAARRKDEFLAMLAHELRNPLAPISNAAQLLTMAGSNAQRIRQSSEVITRQVRHMTALVDDLLDVSRVTRGLVALERELVDISAVVTGAVEQARPLIEARAHRFELDLGPDLGCAGVRVLGDRTRLVQVVANLLNNAAKYTPQGGRIGLAVSTHAGCVTISVRDNGIGIGAAMLPQVFDLFSQAERTPDRSQGGLGLGLALVKSLVQLHGGRVEAHSEGLGHGSTFRVAFDIAATAGPERTPGAHEQAGAVGTEAGCPGSPGRRVLVVDDNIDAAQSLADVLGALGHTVSTADSPGAALANAAADWPEVFILDIGLPDIDGYELVRRLRALQGARPARYVALTGYGQAHDKVLARSAGFDHHFVKPVKLESLSAVLDRKVGD; this is translated from the coding sequence GTGAACCAGCAAGCAAACCAGGCAGAATTCCTCGATAACGGCGGCAGGACAGGCCGGCGCATCCGCAGCCTCGACTGGTCGAAGCATCCGCTCGGCCCGATCGAGGCCTGGGATGCCACGCTCCGCACCAGCCTCGGCATCGTGCTCAGCTCCTCCTTCCCGACCTTCCTGGTCTGGGGCGAGGACCTGACCCTGTTCTTCAACGACCCCTACGAGCCGATGCTGGGCCAGAAGGCGCACAGCCTCGGTTCGCCCTACCCGGCGGTCTGGCACGAAGTCTGGGACAGCCTCGGCCCGTATATCCGCCGCGTGATGGCGGGCGAATCCTTCTTTTTCGAGAACTACGAAACCACGCTCGAGCGCCACGGCTACCCCGAACAGGCCTGGTTCACCTTTTCGTACAACCCGCTGCGCGACGCCGGCGGCAGCGTGCGCGGCCTGATCTGCACCTGCGTCGAAGTCACCGACAAGGTGCGGGCCCTTGCCCGCCACAAGGAGGCCGAGGAACGCCTGGCGCTCTCGCTCGAGGCATCCGGCAATATCGGCACCTGGTCGTATGACCTCGACGACGGCGCGACCCATGTCGACGAGCGCTTCGCGCGCCTGTTCCAAGTCGACGCGGCGCTGGCGCGCTCCGGCACCGAACTGGAACGCTTCACCGACATGATCCATCCCGAAGACCGGCCGCGCGTGGTGGCCGCAATCGAGGCCGTGATCCTGGCCCCGGCGCACCTCGACACCCGCTACGACATCGACTACCGGATTCCCCAGCGCTCGGGATGCGAGGTCTGGGTCAATGCGCGCGGCAAGGTGTTCACCGATCCGGCCAGCGGCAAGCGCCGCTTTGCCGGAATCGCGGTCGACATCACGGCGCGCAAGATGGCCGAGGATGCGCGTATCGCCAGCGAAGCACGGGCCGCCGCGGCCTCGCTGCGCGCCGAAGACAGCCGGCGCCGCCTCGACGCCCTGCTGGAGGCGGCGCCGGTCGGCATCGCCTATGCCGACACCAACGGTCGCCTGCTGGTGACGAATGCCGCGAACCGGGCCATCTGGGGCGACTACCTGCCCGACAACGGCATCGCCGGCTACGACGCCTGGAAGGGATGGCTCGCGGCCGATGGCGCCACCCCGGACTCCTGCATGGCGCCATCCGACTGGCCGATCGCGCGCGTGCTCGATGGCGGCGACAGCCACGAAGCGGTGATCGAGATCGAACCCTTCGGCGCGCCCGGTACGAGAAAGACCGTCCTGGTGCGCGCCCAGGCCATGCGCGACGCCGGCGGCGCCCTGGTCGGCGCGGTGGCCGCGACGATGGACATCTCGGCCCAGGTCCAGGCCGAGCGCGCGCTCAAGGAAAGCGAGCAGAAGTTCCGCAGCATCGCCAACGTGATCCCGCAGATGGTCTGGTCCAGCAATGTCGAAGGCAGCGAGCATTATGTCAACGAGCGCTGGCACGAATACACCGGCATCGTGCCGGCCGCGGCTTCCTACCGCATCTGGCGCCAGGTGGTCCATCCAGACGACCAGGGCCCGCTGCTGGCGGCCTGGAAAAAGAGCTTCGCCGCCAACGTGCTGTTCGAGGCCGAGCACCGGATGGTGCACCACGCGGGCGGCTACCGCTGGGTGCTCAACCGCGCCATGCCGAGCTTCGACGAGAACGGCCGCGCCACCCACTGGGTCGGCACCCTGACCGACATCCACGACCAGAAGGCCGGCGCCGACGAACTGCGCGCCGCCGCCCGCCGCAAGGACGAGTTCCTGGCGATGCTGGCGCACGAATTGCGCAACCCGCTGGCGCCGATCAGCAATGCGGCCCAGCTGCTGACCATGGCCGGCTCGAACGCACAGCGCATCCGCCAGTCGAGCGAAGTGATCACCCGCCAGGTGCGCCACATGACGGCGCTGGTGGACGACCTGCTCGACGTCTCGCGCGTCACGCGCGGCCTGGTGGCGCTCGAGCGCGAGCTGGTCGACATCAGCGCGGTCGTCACCGGCGCCGTCGAACAGGCGCGCCCGCTGATCGAGGCGCGCGCGCACCGCTTCGAGCTCGACCTCGGACCGGACCTCGGCTGCGCCGGGGTGCGCGTCCTCGGCGACCGCACGCGCCTGGTGCAGGTCGTGGCCAACCTGCTCAACAACGCCGCCAAGTACACGCCCCAGGGCGGGCGCATCGGACTGGCCGTTTCGACCCACGCCGGCTGCGTCACGATCAGCGTGCGCGACAACGGCATCGGCATCGGCGCCGCGATGCTGCCGCAGGTATTCGACCTGTTTTCGCAGGCCGAACGCACGCCCGACCGCTCGCAGGGCGGGCTTGGCCTGGGCCTGGCGCTGGTGAAAAGCCTGGTGCAGCTGCACGGCGGCCGGGTCGAGGCGCACAGCGAGGGACTCGGGCACGGCAGCACCTTCCGCGTGGCGTTCGACATCGCCGCCACGGCCGGTCCGGAGCGCACGCCGGGTGCGCACGAGCAGGCCGGCGCGGTGGGTACCGAAGCCGGATGTCCGGGCTCGCCGGGCCGGCGCGTGCTGGTCGTCGACGACAACATCGACGCCGCGCAATCGCTGGCCGACGTGCTGGGCGCCCTCGGCCATACGGTGTCGACCGCCGACAGCCCGGGCGCGGCGCTCGCCAACGCCGCCGCCGACTGGCCCGAGGTGTTCATCCTCGACATCGGCCTGCCCGACATTGACGGCTACGAACTGGTACGGCGCCTGCGCGCCCTGCAGGGCGCGCGTCCGGCCCGCTACGTCGCCCTGACCGGCTACGGCCAGGCGCACGACAAGGTGCTGGCGCGCAGCGCCGGCTTCGACCACCACTTCGTGAAACCGGTCAAGCTCGAGTCGCTGTCCGCGGTCCTCGATCGCAAGGTAGGCGACTAG
- a CDS encoding flavin-containing monooxygenase: MHTPPSRHEDAPLDVLIVGAGLSGIGAAAMLQERCPGKRYAILEARAAIGGTWDLFRYPGIRSDSDMYTLGYGFRPWRDARAIADGPAIRDYIRETARSQGIEQHIRFRHKVVSAAWSSADALWTVEAQAGETGETRTIRTRFLHMCSGYYDYERAYRPRFEGEEAFRGRIVQPQFWPEDLDYAGKRVVVIGSGATAVTLVPAMAATAAHVTMLQRSPSYVVSRPSEYGFARRLQRRLPPNLAYWATRWRVILESMLLYRIARGKPELAKRKIVQMAQHQLGPGVDIAHFTPDYKPWDQRVCVVPDGDLFKALKHGQAEVVTDHIARFTESGIVLASGRVLDADVVVMATGLSLSVLGGAQVSVDGKPWVPSEAMAYKGMMLSGMPNSVMTFGYTNASWTLKADLTAAWVCRLLTYMDRKSQAIAVVRQQAGVMAEPFLGFSSGYVQRAAALLPKQGSRRPWQVYQNYFQDMFTIRFGRIADGVMRFGPKGRMP; the protein is encoded by the coding sequence ATGCACACCCCACCTTCGCGGCACGAGGACGCGCCCCTGGACGTCCTGATCGTCGGCGCCGGCCTGTCGGGCATCGGGGCCGCCGCCATGCTGCAGGAACGCTGCCCGGGCAAGCGTTACGCCATCCTGGAAGCGCGCGCGGCGATCGGCGGCACCTGGGACCTGTTCCGCTATCCGGGCATCCGCTCCGACTCCGACATGTACACGCTCGGCTACGGCTTCAGGCCCTGGCGCGACGCCAGGGCGATCGCCGACGGTCCCGCGATCCGCGACTACATCCGCGAGACCGCGCGCAGCCAAGGCATCGAGCAGCACATCCGCTTCCGGCACAAGGTGGTAAGCGCGGCCTGGTCGAGCGCGGACGCGCTGTGGACGGTCGAGGCGCAGGCTGGCGAAACGGGTGAAACCCGCACGATCCGCACGCGTTTCCTCCACATGTGCAGCGGCTATTACGATTACGAGCGGGCCTACCGCCCGCGTTTCGAAGGCGAAGAAGCCTTCAGGGGACGCATCGTCCAGCCCCAGTTCTGGCCCGAGGACCTCGATTACGCCGGCAAGCGCGTGGTCGTGATCGGCAGCGGCGCCACCGCCGTGACCCTGGTGCCGGCGATGGCCGCGACCGCCGCCCACGTGACGATGCTGCAGCGCTCGCCCAGCTATGTGGTGTCGCGCCCGTCGGAATACGGGTTCGCCCGGCGCCTGCAGCGCCGCCTGCCGCCGAACCTCGCCTACTGGGCCACGCGCTGGCGCGTGATCCTCGAGTCCATGCTCCTGTACCGCATCGCGCGCGGCAAGCCGGAACTGGCGAAACGGAAGATCGTGCAGATGGCGCAGCACCAGCTCGGCCCGGGCGTCGACATCGCCCATTTCACGCCCGACTACAAGCCCTGGGACCAGCGCGTCTGCGTCGTGCCCGACGGCGACCTGTTCAAGGCCCTGAAGCACGGCCAGGCGGAAGTCGTCACCGACCATATCGCGCGTTTCACCGAAAGCGGCATCGTGCTCGCGTCCGGCCGCGTGCTGGACGCCGACGTCGTCGTCATGGCCACCGGCCTGTCGCTGTCGGTGCTGGGCGGCGCGCAGGTCTCGGTCGACGGCAAGCCCTGGGTGCCCAGCGAAGCCATGGCCTACAAGGGCATGATGCTGAGCGGGATGCCCAACAGCGTCATGACCTTCGGCTACACGAATGCCTCGTGGACGCTGAAGGCGGACCTGACGGCGGCCTGGGTATGCCGCCTGCTGACCTACATGGACCGCAAGAGCCAGGCGATCGCCGTCGTGCGCCAGCAAGCGGGCGTGATGGCGGAACCCTTCCTCGGCTTCAGCTCGGGTTACGTCCAGCGTGCCGCCGCGCTGCTGCCGAAACAGGGCAGCCGCCGTCCCTGGCAGGTCTACCAGAACTATTTCCAGGATATGTTTACGATCCGCTTCGGACGCATCGCCGACGGCGTGATGCGTTTCGGGCCGAAAGGAAGAATGCCATGA